From Methanococcus maripaludis, one genomic window encodes:
- a CDS encoding CBS domain-containing protein: MIFVRDVMKQPITLNKDDNIEKAISIFRENKISGAPVVEGEKLVGLLSESDIIKALTSHDERFSLVLPSPFDLIELPLKTAIKIEEFRGDMENALKTEVFEAMAEKIINVSPETPITEAAETMVKNKIKRLPVVEGEKLVGIVTRGDLIEAMI; the protein is encoded by the coding sequence ATGATTTTTGTTAGAGATGTAATGAAACAGCCAATAACACTTAACAAAGACGACAATATTGAGAAAGCAATTTCGATATTTAGGGAAAATAAAATAAGTGGCGCGCCTGTTGTTGAAGGCGAAAAATTGGTTGGACTTCTCTCTGAGAGTGACATAATTAAGGCTTTAACTTCGCATGACGAGAGATTTAGTCTAGTACTTCCATCTCCTTTTGATTTGATTGAATTACCGTTAAAAACAGCGATAAAAATTGAAGAATTTAGGGGAGATATGGAGAATGCACTTAAAACAGAAGTTTTTGAAGCAATGGCTGAAAAAATAATTAATGTATCGCCAGAAACTCCAATAACTGAAGCTGCCGAAACAATGGTAAAAAATAAAATAAAACGGTTACCTGTTGTTGAAGGCGAAAAATTGGTCGGGATTGTAACAAGGGGCGACTTGATAGAGGCAATGATTTAA
- a CDS encoding TraB/GumN family protein, whose product MYIRVNNGVTECDIRLVGTAHVSDDSITDVENAIVETDPELVAIELDKDRFVAMFQNKKNDVDLKSVIKQGKVGIYIVHSILANFQKNIGEQFGIKPGSEMKKATDLAIQYGKPLSLIDRPINITLSRTINKMTFKEKFDFLIGLLTEQNIELDEKAVNEMVTNADDLILLLKDISPSIYETLVDERDRYMAKNLFESSKGKENIVAVVGAGHVPGIKNYLKQMESGEDIDLKSLMEVKKKSNVLGKIISIAILLVILYGFYSVSSNLEALKALTLEWVLINGCLSSLGVLIARGKLQTIIAAFLAAPVTSLIPVIGAGYVAGLVELKFRDVSFNDIGKMMNTENFKELMENQAMRVLLVAALANLGSAIGTFYFVPRFL is encoded by the coding sequence ATGTATATAAGGGTTAACAATGGCGTTACAGAATGTGACATCAGATTGGTCGGAACTGCACACGTATCTGATGATAGTATTACGGATGTAGAGAATGCTATCGTCGAAACAGATCCGGAATTAGTAGCTATTGAATTAGATAAAGACCGATTTGTAGCCATGTTTCAAAACAAAAAAAATGACGTGGATTTAAAATCAGTCATAAAACAGGGAAAAGTAGGAATATACATAGTGCACTCCATCTTAGCAAACTTCCAGAAAAATATCGGAGAACAGTTTGGGATAAAACCTGGAAGTGAAATGAAAAAAGCCACCGATCTTGCGATACAATACGGAAAACCACTTTCGCTAATAGATAGGCCGATAAACATTACTTTGTCAAGAACCATCAACAAAATGACTTTTAAAGAAAAATTTGATTTTTTAATCGGACTTTTAACAGAACAAAACATTGAATTGGACGAAAAAGCAGTCAATGAAATGGTAACAAACGCGGATGATTTAATTTTACTTTTAAAAGATATTTCTCCATCAATTTACGAAACTCTCGTTGATGAGAGAGATAGATATATGGCAAAAAACCTCTTTGAATCGAGCAAAGGAAAAGAAAACATTGTTGCAGTAGTTGGTGCAGGCCACGTTCCAGGAATTAAAAATTACCTCAAACAAATGGAATCCGGAGAAGATATCGACTTAAAATCTTTAATGGAAGTAAAAAAAAAGTCAAATGTTTTAGGTAAAATAATTTCAATTGCGATTCTTTTGGTCATATTGTATGGATTTTACAGTGTATCATCAAATCTTGAAGCATTGAAAGCATTAACATTAGAATGGGTTCTGATAAATGGATGTCTTTCGTCACTTGGCGTTCTCATAGCCAGAGGTAAGCTTCAGACAATAATTGCGGCATTTTTAGCTGCCCCAGTCACATCATTAATACCCGTGATCGGTGCAGGATACGTTGCAGGATTAGTTGAGCTTAAATTTAGGGATGTTTCTTTTAACGATATTGGAAAAATGATGAATACAGAAAATTTTAAAGAATTAATGGAAAATCAGGCGATGAGGGTTCTTTTGGTTGCAGCTCTTGCAAATCTTGGGAGTGCAATTGGAACTTTCTATTTTGTACCTAGATTTTTATAA
- a CDS encoding NosD domain-containing protein: MKIFRLILLMVILGAISGIYAEDTTIYVNNTHYWYQSGLFVESNNSIQDAIEHVQENGIIELDDDLNAPNGIEVTRNNITIDLKGNVVSGNYGGMGITISGNNVVLKNGVISNFDYGIVLKNTENCKILNNEVYGNNYNGIYILNSKNNDISENLVYENGVIGIVTSGIYLDGSEFNNITRNTVNNNIYNGIELLNSKNNLISGNKFFENEDNGIFIWDSQSNSISFNEVYQNENNGILTRDSEFNTIESNNIFENGDSGIYFWKAFENTLSKNRISENSNGVIFWNSDLNVLFKNKFLTNGKSGISIEFGTEYNTIYDNLFNNSINVHFKDSGENYWNAPVINETNVLNGDFTAGNVWYTPENTGFSQESINQDSNGDIISETCYELNFENIDYSPLAPDTTPPVVSFIFPKENTFFDKNETVLINVSATDNSGIHSLMLEIDDNYKEIPIQNGTTYIKLLNNLDYGKHTIRIYAEDNVGNTNSLVSRIFSISTPDTTPPEIKIISPTAKSYAEDSEVSIKVQITDESEIYSVSARLDDYTLDLIENNGYYINILDNLDWGAHTLWIIATDIAGNSNYNEKVTFEINEGDITPPEVEIIEPENGDSFKEDSSIFIKVQVTDDDSEIDSVRAMLDGTISFTLTKNSGYYTGTIDDISYGTHTIRIYAEDVEENINSYEVLEFEIEYPDYTYTKHVTTDTTQNTSTSKNNTSTGTGTEDTT; the protein is encoded by the coding sequence ATGAAAATTTTCAGGCTGATTCTTTTAATGGTAATTTTGGGCGCCATTTCTGGAATTTATGCAGAAGATACCACAATATATGTAAATAATACTCATTACTGGTATCAAAGCGGTTTATTTGTGGAATCAAATAATTCTATTCAGGATGCAATAGAGCATGTGCAGGAAAATGGAATAATTGAACTAGACGATGATTTAAATGCACCTAATGGTATAGAAGTTACTAGAAACAATATTACAATTGATTTGAAAGGAAATGTTGTTTCTGGAAATTATGGGGGAATGGGAATTACGATTTCTGGAAACAATGTAGTTTTAAAAAATGGGGTAATTTCAAATTTTGATTATGGAATAGTTCTTAAAAATACCGAAAACTGTAAAATTTTAAATAACGAAGTATACGGGAATAATTACAATGGAATTTACATATTAAATTCGAAAAATAACGATATTTCTGAAAATTTAGTATATGAAAACGGGGTTATTGGGATAGTGACTTCGGGAATATATCTTGATGGATCGGAATTCAACAATATAACTAGAAATACTGTGAATAACAACATTTATAACGGAATTGAGCTATTAAATTCAAAAAATAACCTTATTTCGGGAAATAAGTTTTTTGAAAATGAGGATAATGGAATTTTCATATGGGATTCACAAAGTAATTCAATATCATTCAATGAAGTATATCAAAATGAAAATAACGGTATTTTAACAAGGGATTCTGAATTTAACACTATCGAAAGCAATAATATCTTTGAAAACGGAGATTCTGGAATATATTTCTGGAAAGCTTTTGAAAATACCTTATCAAAAAATAGAATTTCTGAAAATTCAAATGGAGTTATATTTTGGAATTCAGATTTGAATGTACTTTTCAAAAATAAATTCTTAACTAATGGAAAATCTGGAATTTCGATTGAATTTGGTACAGAATATAACACTATTTATGATAATTTGTTTAATAATTCAATAAATGTTCATTTCAAAGATTCTGGTGAAAATTATTGGAATGCCCCAGTTATAAATGAAACAAACGTACTTAATGGGGACTTTACTGCAGGAAATGTTTGGTATACTCCAGAAAATACTGGATTCAGTCAGGAATCAATAAATCAGGATTCTAACGGGGATATTATCAGTGAAACGTGCTATGAACTTAATTTTGAAAATATTGATTATTCTCCTTTAGCACCAGACACAACGCCCCCTGTTGTAAGCTTTATTTTTCCAAAAGAAAATACATTCTTCGATAAAAACGAAACAGTTTTAATCAACGTTTCAGCAACGGATAATTCTGGAATTCACTCTCTAATGCTTGAAATAGATGATAATTATAAAGAAATACCAATTCAAAATGGAACAACATATATCAAACTTTTGAATAATTTAGATTACGGAAAACACACGATAAGAATATATGCTGAAGATAACGTGGGAAACACGAATTCTTTAGTATCGAGAATATTTTCAATATCAACACCCGACACAACACCTCCAGAGATTAAAATTATTTCTCCAACTGCAAAATCCTATGCAGAAGATTCTGAAGTATCAATAAAAGTCCAAATTACTGATGAATCTGAAATATATTCCGTTTCTGCAAGACTTGATGACTACACACTGGATTTAATTGAAAACAACGGTTATTATATAAATATTTTGGATAATTTGGACTGGGGGGCCCACACATTATGGATAATTGCAACAGATATTGCAGGAAACTCAAACTATAATGAAAAAGTTACCTTTGAAATAAATGAAGGGGATATAACGCCTCCAGAGGTTGAAATAATAGAGCCTGAAAACGGAGATTCTTTCAAAGAAGATTCGAGCATATTTATAAAAGTTCAGGTTACAGATGATGATTCTGAAATTGATTCTGTAAGGGCAATGCTTGATGGAACAATTAGTTTTACTTTAACTAAAAATTCAGGATATTATACTGGAACAATAGATGATATTAGCTATGGAACACACACGATAAGAATATATGCAGAAGATGTCGAAGAAAATATTAATTCCTATGAAGTTTTAGAATTCGAAATAGAATATCCGGATTATACTTACACAAAACATGTAACAACAGATACTACTCAAAATACCTCAACCTCTAAAAATAATACTTCGACAGGTACGGGAACTGAAGACACTACAGA